The Chlorocebus sabaeus isolate Y175 chromosome 1, mChlSab1.0.hap1, whole genome shotgun sequence genome includes a region encoding these proteins:
- the DGKZ gene encoding diacylglycerol kinase zeta isoform X6, with translation MEVRGCSDPSLPRGLLPSSWGRGCEWAPRRRADHGLVQLLMSPVSVPNSHPPAMETFFRRHFQWKVPGPGEGQRRPSVVGLPTGKARRRSPAGQASSSLAQRRRSSAQLQGCLLSCGVRARGSSRRRSSTVPPSCNPRFIVDKVPTPQPTTVGAQLLGAPLLLTGLVGMNEEEKGVQEDVAAGAWSAVQTGTKTPGPSPPQGARLLSPLPRYLRRASSHLLPAEAVYDNALWGLHGYYRRLSQRRPSGQHPGPGGRRASGTTASTVLPTRVRPLSRRRQVALRRKAAGPQAWSALLAKAITKSGLQHLAPPPPTPGAPCSESERQIRSTVDWSESATYGEHIWFETNVSGDFCYVGEQYCVARMLKSVSRRKCAACKIVVHTPCIEQLEKINFRCKPSFRESGSRNVREPTFVRHHWVHRRRQDGKCRHCGKGFQQKFTFHSKEIVAISCSWCKQAYHSKVSCFMLQQIEEPCSLGVHAAVVIPPTWILRARRPQNTLKASKKKKRASFKRKSSKKGPEEGRWRPFIIRPTPSPLMKPLLVFVNPKSGGNQGAKIIQSFLWYLNPRQVFDLSQGGPREALEMYRKVHNLRILACGGDGTVGWILSTLDQLRLKPPPPVAILPLGTGNDLARTLNWGGGYTDEPVSKILSHVEEGNVVQLDRWDLHAEPNPEAGPEDRDEGATDRLPLDVFNNYFSLGFDAHVTLEFHESREANPEKFNSRFRNKMFYAGTAFSDFLMGSSKDLAKHIRVVCDGTDLTPKIQDLKPQCVVFLNIPRYCAGTMPWGHPGEHHDFEPQRHDDGYLEVIGFTMTSLAALQVGGHGERLTQCREVVLTTSKAIPVQVDGEPCKLAASRIRIALRNQATMVQKAKRRSAAPLHSDQQPVPEQLRIQVSRVSMHDYEALHYDKEQLKEASVPLGTVVVPGDSDLELCRAHIERLQQEPDGAGAKSPTCQKLSPKWCFLDATTASRFYRIDRAQEHLNYVTEIAQDEIYILDPELLGASARPDLPTPTSPLPTSPCSPTPRSLQGDAAPPEGEELIEAAKRNDFCKLQELHRAGGDLMHRDERSRTLLHHAVSTGSKDVVRYLLDHAPPEILDAVEENGETCLHQAAALGQRTICHYIVEAGASLMKTDQQGDTPRQRAEKAQDTELAAYLENRQHYQMIQREDQETAV, from the exons ATGgaggtcagaggctgcagtgacccctCCCTCCCTCGGGGCTTGCTTCCCTCCTCATGGGGCAGAGGCTGTGAATGGGCTCCCAGACGCAGGGCAGACCATGGCCTGGTCCAGCTCCTGATGTCCCCGGTCTCTGTGCCCAACAGCCACCCGCCTGCCATGGAGACTTTCTTTAGGAGACATTTCCAGTGGAAGGTGCCAGGCCCTGGAGAGGGGCAGCGGCGGCCCAGCGTTGTGGGGCTGCCCACGGGCAAGGCCCGGCGTCGCTCCCCCGCTGGGCAGGCCTCTTCCTCACTGGCACAGCGGCGGCGCTCCAGCGCCCAGCTCCAGGGCTGCCTCCTGAGCTGTGGGGTGAGGGCCCGGGGTTCCAGCCGCCGGCGCTCCAGCACTGTGCCCCCTTCCTGCAACCCCCGCTTCATCGTGGATAAGGTGCCCACTCCACAGCCTACCACTGTGGGGGCCCAGCTTCTTGGCGCACCCCTGCTGTTGACCGGGCTTGTGGGCATGAATGAGGAGGAGAAGGGTGTCCAGGAGGATGTGGCAGCTGGGGCGTGGAGCGCCGTCCAGACAGGCACCAAGACACCAGGGCCATCCCCACCCCAGGGCGCCAGGCTGCTGTCGCCCCTGCCCCGCTACCTGCGCCGAGCCTCCTCCCACCTGCTCCCTGCGGAAGCCGTGTATGACAACGCTCTCTGGGGCCTACACGGCTACTATCGGCGCCTCAGCCAGCGGCGGCCCTCAGGCCAGCACCCTGGCCCTGGGGGCCGAAGAGCCTCAGGCACCACCGCCAGCACCGTGCTGCCCACCCGTGTGCGCCCACTGTCCCGCAGGCGCCAGGTAGCCCTACGGCGCAAGGCAGCGGGACCCCAGGCCTGGAGTGCCCTGCTCGC GAAAGCCATCACTAAGTCGGGCCTCCAGCACCTGGCCCCGCCTCCGCCCACCCCTGGGGCCCCGTGCAGCGAGTCAGAGCGGCAGATCCGGAGCACAGTGGACTGGAGC GAGTCAGCGACATATGGGGAGCACATCTGGTTCGAGACCAACGTGTCCGGGGACTTCTGCTACGTTGGGGAGCAGTATTGTGTAGCCAGGATGCTG AAGTCAGTGTCTCGAAGAAAGTGCGCAGCCTGCAAGATTGTGGTGCACACGCCCTGCATCGAGCAGCTGGAGAAG ATAAATTTCCGCTGTAAGCCGTCCTTCCGTGAATCAGGCTCGAGGAACGTGCGCGAG CCAACCTTTGTACGGCACCACTGGGTACACAGACGACGCCAGGACGGCAAGTGTCGGCACTGTGGGAAG GGATTCCAGCAGAAGTTCACCTTCCACAGCAAGGAGATTGTGGCCATCAGCTGCTCATGGTGCAAGCAGGCA TACCACAGCAAGGTCTCCTGCTTCATGCTGCAGCAGATTGAGGAGCCGTGCTCCCTGGGGGTCCACGCGGCCGTGGTCATCCCGCCCACCTGGATCCTCCGTGCACGGAGGCCCCAG AATACCCTGAAAGCaagcaagaagaagaagagggcATCCTTCAAGAGGAAGTCCAGCAAGAAAGGGCCTGAG GAGGGCCGCTGGAGACCCTTCATCATCAGacccaccccctcccccctcaTGAAGCCTCTGCTGGTGTTTGTGAACCCCAAGAGTGGGGGCAACCAG GGTGCAAAGATCATCCAGTCCTTCCTCTGGTATCTCAATCCCCGACAAGTCTTCGACCTGAGCCAGGGAGGGCCCAGGGAGGC gctggagatgTACCGCAAAGTGCACAACCTGCGGATCCTGGCGTGCGGGGGCGACGGCACG gtgGGCTGGATCCTCTCCACCCTGGACCAGCTACGCCTGAAGCCGCCGCCCCCTGTTGCCATCCTGCCCCTGGGTACTGGCAACGACTTGGCCCGAACCCTCAACTGGGGTGGG GGCTACACAGATGAGCCTGTGTCCAAGATCCTCTCCCATGTGGAGGAGGGGAATGTGGTACAGCTGGACCGCTGGGACCTCCACGCTGAGCCCAACCCGGAGGCAGGGCCTGAGGACCGAGATGAAGGCGCCACCGACCGG TTGCCCCTGGATGTCTTCAACAactacttcagcctgggctttGACGCCCATGTCACCCTGGAGTTCCACGAGTCTCGAG AGGCCAACCCAGAGAAATTCAACAGCCGCTTTCGGAATAAGATGTTCTACGCTGGG ACAGCCTTCTCCGACTTCCTGATGGGCAGCTCCAAGGACCTGGCCAAGCACATCCGAGTGGTG TGTGATGGAACAGACCTGACTCCTAAGATCCAGGACCTGAAACCCCAGTGTGTTGTTTTCCTGAACATCCCCAG GTACTGTGCAGGCACCATGCCCTGGGGCCACCCTGGGGAGCACCACGACTTTGAGCCCCAGCGGCATGACGACGGCTACCTCGAGGTCATTGGCTTCACCATGACGTCCTTG GCCGCGCTGCAGGTGGGCGGGCATGGCGAGCGGCTGACGCAGTGCCGTGAGGTGGTGCTCACCACGTCCAAGGCCATCCCGGTGCAGGTGGACGGCGAGCCCTGCAAGCTTGCAGCCTCACGCATCCGCATCGCCCTGCGCAACCAGGCCACCATGGTGCAGAAAGCCAAGCGGCGGAGCGCCGCCCCCCTGCACAGCGA CCAGCAGCCGGTGCCCGAGCAGCTGCGCATCCAGGTGAGTCGCGTCAGCATGCACGACTACGAGGCCTTGCACTACGACAAggagcagctcaaggaggcct CCGTGCCGCTGGGCACTGTGGTGGTCCCAGGAGACAGTGACCTAGAGCTCTGCCGCGCCCATATCGAGAGACTGCAACAG GAGCCCGATGGTGCTGGAGCCAAGTCCCCGACATGCCAGAAACTGTCCCCCAAGTGGTGCTTCCTGGACG CCACCACTGCCAGCCGCTTCTACAGGATCGACCGAGCCCAG GAGCACCTCAACTATGTGACTGAGATCGCACAGGATGAGATTTATATCCTGGACCCTGAGCTGCTGGGGGCATCGGCCCGGCCTGACCTCCCGACCCCcacttcccctctccccacctcacccTGCTCACCCACGCCCCG GTCATTGCAAGGGGATGCCGCACCCCCTGAAG GTGAAGAGCTGATTGAGGCTGCCAAGAGGAACGACTTCTGTAAG CTCCAGGAGCTGCACCGAGCTGGGGGCGACCTCATGCACCGAGACGAGCGGAGCCGCACGCTCCTGCACCATGCAGTCAGCACTGGCAGCAAGGATGTGGTCCGCTACCTGCTGGACCACG cCCCCCCAGAGATCCTCGATGCTGTGGAGGAAAA CGGGGAGACCTGTTTGCACCAGGCAGCGGCCCTGGGCCAGCGCACCATCTGCCACTACATCGTGGAGGCCGGGGCCTCGCTCATGAAGACAGACCAGCAG GGAGACACTCCCCGGCAGCGGGCTGAGAAGGCTCAGGACACCGAGCTGGCCGCCTACCTGGAGAACCGGCAGCACTACCAGATGATCCAGCGGGAGGACCAGGAGACGGCTGTGTAG
- the DGKZ gene encoding diacylglycerol kinase zeta isoform X4: MEVRGCSDPSLPRGLLPSSWGRGCEWAPRRRADHGLVQLLMSPVSVPNSHPPAMETFFRRHFQWKVPGPGEGQRRPSVVGLPTGKARRRSPAGQASSSLAQRRRSSAQLQGCLLSCGVRARGSSRRRSSTVPPSCNPRFIVDKVPTPQPTTVGAQLLGAPLLLTGLVGMNEEEKGVQEDVAAGAWSAVQTGTKTPGPSPPQGARLLSPLPRYLRRASSHLLPAEAVYDNALWGLHGYYRRLSQRRPSGQHPGPGGRRASGTTASTVLPTRVRPLSRRRQVALRRKAAGPQAWSALLAKAITKSGLQHLAPPPPTPGAPCSESERQIRSTVDWSESATYGEHIWFETNVSGDFCYVGEQYCVARMLQKSVSRRKCAACKIVVHTPCIEQLEKINFRCKPSFRESGSRNVREPTFVRHHWVHRRRQDGKCRHCGKGFQQKFTFHSKEIVAISCSWCKQAYHSKVSCFMLQQIEEPCSLGVHAAVVIPPTWILRARRPQNTLKASKKKKRASFKRKSSKKGPEEGRWRPFIIRPTPSPLMKPLLVFVNPKSGGNQGAKIIQSFLWYLNPRQVFDLSQGGPREALEMYRKVHNLRILACGGDGTVGWILSTLDQLRLKPPPPVAILPLGTGNDLARTLNWGGGYTDEPVSKILSHVEEGNVVQLDRWDLHAEPNPEAGPEDRDEGATDRLPLDVFNNYFSLGFDAHVTLEFHESREANPEKFNSRFRNKMFYAGTAFSDFLMGSSKDLAKHIRVVCDGTDLTPKIQDLKPQCVVFLNIPRYCAGTMPWGHPGEHHDFEPQRHDDGYLEVIGFTMTSLAALQVGGHGERLTQCREVVLTTSKAIPVQVDGEPCKLAASRIRIALRNQATMVQKAKRRSAAPLHSDQQPVPEQLRIQVSRVSMHDYEALHYDKEQLKEASVPLGTVVVPGDSDLELCRAHIERLQQEPDGAGAKSPTCQKLSPKWCFLDATTASRFYRIDRAQEHLNYVTEIAQDEIYILDPELLGASARPDLPTPTSPLPTSPCSPTPRSLQGDAAPPEGEELIEAAKRNDFCKLQELHRAGGDLMHRDERSRTLLHHAVSTGSKDVVRYLLDHAPPEILDAVEENGETCLHQAAALGQRTICHYIVEAGASLMKTDQQGDTPRQRAEKAQDTELAAYLENRQHYQMIQREDQETAV; encoded by the exons ATGgaggtcagaggctgcagtgacccctCCCTCCCTCGGGGCTTGCTTCCCTCCTCATGGGGCAGAGGCTGTGAATGGGCTCCCAGACGCAGGGCAGACCATGGCCTGGTCCAGCTCCTGATGTCCCCGGTCTCTGTGCCCAACAGCCACCCGCCTGCCATGGAGACTTTCTTTAGGAGACATTTCCAGTGGAAGGTGCCAGGCCCTGGAGAGGGGCAGCGGCGGCCCAGCGTTGTGGGGCTGCCCACGGGCAAGGCCCGGCGTCGCTCCCCCGCTGGGCAGGCCTCTTCCTCACTGGCACAGCGGCGGCGCTCCAGCGCCCAGCTCCAGGGCTGCCTCCTGAGCTGTGGGGTGAGGGCCCGGGGTTCCAGCCGCCGGCGCTCCAGCACTGTGCCCCCTTCCTGCAACCCCCGCTTCATCGTGGATAAGGTGCCCACTCCACAGCCTACCACTGTGGGGGCCCAGCTTCTTGGCGCACCCCTGCTGTTGACCGGGCTTGTGGGCATGAATGAGGAGGAGAAGGGTGTCCAGGAGGATGTGGCAGCTGGGGCGTGGAGCGCCGTCCAGACAGGCACCAAGACACCAGGGCCATCCCCACCCCAGGGCGCCAGGCTGCTGTCGCCCCTGCCCCGCTACCTGCGCCGAGCCTCCTCCCACCTGCTCCCTGCGGAAGCCGTGTATGACAACGCTCTCTGGGGCCTACACGGCTACTATCGGCGCCTCAGCCAGCGGCGGCCCTCAGGCCAGCACCCTGGCCCTGGGGGCCGAAGAGCCTCAGGCACCACCGCCAGCACCGTGCTGCCCACCCGTGTGCGCCCACTGTCCCGCAGGCGCCAGGTAGCCCTACGGCGCAAGGCAGCGGGACCCCAGGCCTGGAGTGCCCTGCTCGC GAAAGCCATCACTAAGTCGGGCCTCCAGCACCTGGCCCCGCCTCCGCCCACCCCTGGGGCCCCGTGCAGCGAGTCAGAGCGGCAGATCCGGAGCACAGTGGACTGGAGC GAGTCAGCGACATATGGGGAGCACATCTGGTTCGAGACCAACGTGTCCGGGGACTTCTGCTACGTTGGGGAGCAGTATTGTGTAGCCAGGATGCTG CAGAAGTCAGTGTCTCGAAGAAAGTGCGCAGCCTGCAAGATTGTGGTGCACACGCCCTGCATCGAGCAGCTGGAGAAG ATAAATTTCCGCTGTAAGCCGTCCTTCCGTGAATCAGGCTCGAGGAACGTGCGCGAG CCAACCTTTGTACGGCACCACTGGGTACACAGACGACGCCAGGACGGCAAGTGTCGGCACTGTGGGAAG GGATTCCAGCAGAAGTTCACCTTCCACAGCAAGGAGATTGTGGCCATCAGCTGCTCATGGTGCAAGCAGGCA TACCACAGCAAGGTCTCCTGCTTCATGCTGCAGCAGATTGAGGAGCCGTGCTCCCTGGGGGTCCACGCGGCCGTGGTCATCCCGCCCACCTGGATCCTCCGTGCACGGAGGCCCCAG AATACCCTGAAAGCaagcaagaagaagaagagggcATCCTTCAAGAGGAAGTCCAGCAAGAAAGGGCCTGAG GAGGGCCGCTGGAGACCCTTCATCATCAGacccaccccctcccccctcaTGAAGCCTCTGCTGGTGTTTGTGAACCCCAAGAGTGGGGGCAACCAG GGTGCAAAGATCATCCAGTCCTTCCTCTGGTATCTCAATCCCCGACAAGTCTTCGACCTGAGCCAGGGAGGGCCCAGGGAGGC gctggagatgTACCGCAAAGTGCACAACCTGCGGATCCTGGCGTGCGGGGGCGACGGCACG gtgGGCTGGATCCTCTCCACCCTGGACCAGCTACGCCTGAAGCCGCCGCCCCCTGTTGCCATCCTGCCCCTGGGTACTGGCAACGACTTGGCCCGAACCCTCAACTGGGGTGGG GGCTACACAGATGAGCCTGTGTCCAAGATCCTCTCCCATGTGGAGGAGGGGAATGTGGTACAGCTGGACCGCTGGGACCTCCACGCTGAGCCCAACCCGGAGGCAGGGCCTGAGGACCGAGATGAAGGCGCCACCGACCGG TTGCCCCTGGATGTCTTCAACAactacttcagcctgggctttGACGCCCATGTCACCCTGGAGTTCCACGAGTCTCGAG AGGCCAACCCAGAGAAATTCAACAGCCGCTTTCGGAATAAGATGTTCTACGCTGGG ACAGCCTTCTCCGACTTCCTGATGGGCAGCTCCAAGGACCTGGCCAAGCACATCCGAGTGGTG TGTGATGGAACAGACCTGACTCCTAAGATCCAGGACCTGAAACCCCAGTGTGTTGTTTTCCTGAACATCCCCAG GTACTGTGCAGGCACCATGCCCTGGGGCCACCCTGGGGAGCACCACGACTTTGAGCCCCAGCGGCATGACGACGGCTACCTCGAGGTCATTGGCTTCACCATGACGTCCTTG GCCGCGCTGCAGGTGGGCGGGCATGGCGAGCGGCTGACGCAGTGCCGTGAGGTGGTGCTCACCACGTCCAAGGCCATCCCGGTGCAGGTGGACGGCGAGCCCTGCAAGCTTGCAGCCTCACGCATCCGCATCGCCCTGCGCAACCAGGCCACCATGGTGCAGAAAGCCAAGCGGCGGAGCGCCGCCCCCCTGCACAGCGA CCAGCAGCCGGTGCCCGAGCAGCTGCGCATCCAGGTGAGTCGCGTCAGCATGCACGACTACGAGGCCTTGCACTACGACAAggagcagctcaaggaggcct CCGTGCCGCTGGGCACTGTGGTGGTCCCAGGAGACAGTGACCTAGAGCTCTGCCGCGCCCATATCGAGAGACTGCAACAG GAGCCCGATGGTGCTGGAGCCAAGTCCCCGACATGCCAGAAACTGTCCCCCAAGTGGTGCTTCCTGGACG CCACCACTGCCAGCCGCTTCTACAGGATCGACCGAGCCCAG GAGCACCTCAACTATGTGACTGAGATCGCACAGGATGAGATTTATATCCTGGACCCTGAGCTGCTGGGGGCATCGGCCCGGCCTGACCTCCCGACCCCcacttcccctctccccacctcacccTGCTCACCCACGCCCCG GTCATTGCAAGGGGATGCCGCACCCCCTGAAG GTGAAGAGCTGATTGAGGCTGCCAAGAGGAACGACTTCTGTAAG CTCCAGGAGCTGCACCGAGCTGGGGGCGACCTCATGCACCGAGACGAGCGGAGCCGCACGCTCCTGCACCATGCAGTCAGCACTGGCAGCAAGGATGTGGTCCGCTACCTGCTGGACCACG cCCCCCCAGAGATCCTCGATGCTGTGGAGGAAAA CGGGGAGACCTGTTTGCACCAGGCAGCGGCCCTGGGCCAGCGCACCATCTGCCACTACATCGTGGAGGCCGGGGCCTCGCTCATGAAGACAGACCAGCAG GGAGACACTCCCCGGCAGCGGGCTGAGAAGGCTCAGGACACCGAGCTGGCCGCCTACCTGGAGAACCGGCAGCACTACCAGATGATCCAGCGGGAGGACCAGGAGACGGCTGTGTAG
- the DGKZ gene encoding diacylglycerol kinase zeta isoform X14, which translates to MEPRDGSPEARSSDSESASASSSGSERDAGPEPDKAPRRLNKRRFPGLRLFGHRKAITKSGLQHLAPPPPTPGAPCSESERQIRSTVDWSESATYGEHIWFETNVSGDFCYVGEQYCVARMLQKSVSRRKCAACKIVVHTPCIEQLEKINFRCKPSFRESGSRNVREPTFVRHHWVHRRRQDGKCRHCGKGFQQKFTFHSKEIVAISCSWCKQAYHSKVSCFMLQQIEEPCSLGVHAAVVIPPTWILRARRPQNTLKASKKKKRASFKRKSSKKGPEEGRWRPFIIRPTPSPLMKPLLVFVNPKSGGNQGAKIIQSFLWYLNPRQVFDLSQGGPREALEMYRKVHNLRILACGGDGTVGWILSTLDQLRLKPPPPVAILPLGTGNDLARTLNWGGGYTDEPVSKILSHVEEGNVVQLDRWDLHAEPNPEAGPEDRDEGATDRLPLDVFNNYFSLGFDAHVTLEFHESREANPEKFNSRFRNKMFYAGTAFSDFLMGSSKDLAKHIRVVCDGTDLTPKIQDLKPQCVVFLNIPRYCAGTMPWGHPGEHHDFEPQRHDDGYLEVIGFTMTSLAALQVGGHGERLTQCREVVLTTSKAIPVQVDGEPCKLAASRIRIALRNQATMVQKAKRRSAAPLHSDQQPVPEQLRIQVSRVSMHDYEALHYDKEQLKEASVPLGTVVVPGDSDLELCRAHIERLQQEPDGAGAKSPTCQKLSPKWCFLDATTASRFYRIDRAQEHLNYVTEIAQDEIYILDPELLGASARPDLPTPTSPLPTSPCSPTPRSLQGDAAPPEGEELIEAAKRNDFCKLQELHRAGGDLMHRDERSRTLLHHAVSTGSKDVVRYLLDHAPPEILDAVEENGETCLHQAAALGQRTICHYIVEAGASLMKTDQQGDTPRQRAEKAQDTELAAYLENRQHYQMIQREDQETAV; encoded by the exons GAAAGCCATCACTAAGTCGGGCCTCCAGCACCTGGCCCCGCCTCCGCCCACCCCTGGGGCCCCGTGCAGCGAGTCAGAGCGGCAGATCCGGAGCACAGTGGACTGGAGC GAGTCAGCGACATATGGGGAGCACATCTGGTTCGAGACCAACGTGTCCGGGGACTTCTGCTACGTTGGGGAGCAGTATTGTGTAGCCAGGATGCTG CAGAAGTCAGTGTCTCGAAGAAAGTGCGCAGCCTGCAAGATTGTGGTGCACACGCCCTGCATCGAGCAGCTGGAGAAG ATAAATTTCCGCTGTAAGCCGTCCTTCCGTGAATCAGGCTCGAGGAACGTGCGCGAG CCAACCTTTGTACGGCACCACTGGGTACACAGACGACGCCAGGACGGCAAGTGTCGGCACTGTGGGAAG GGATTCCAGCAGAAGTTCACCTTCCACAGCAAGGAGATTGTGGCCATCAGCTGCTCATGGTGCAAGCAGGCA TACCACAGCAAGGTCTCCTGCTTCATGCTGCAGCAGATTGAGGAGCCGTGCTCCCTGGGGGTCCACGCGGCCGTGGTCATCCCGCCCACCTGGATCCTCCGTGCACGGAGGCCCCAG AATACCCTGAAAGCaagcaagaagaagaagagggcATCCTTCAAGAGGAAGTCCAGCAAGAAAGGGCCTGAG GAGGGCCGCTGGAGACCCTTCATCATCAGacccaccccctcccccctcaTGAAGCCTCTGCTGGTGTTTGTGAACCCCAAGAGTGGGGGCAACCAG GGTGCAAAGATCATCCAGTCCTTCCTCTGGTATCTCAATCCCCGACAAGTCTTCGACCTGAGCCAGGGAGGGCCCAGGGAGGC gctggagatgTACCGCAAAGTGCACAACCTGCGGATCCTGGCGTGCGGGGGCGACGGCACG gtgGGCTGGATCCTCTCCACCCTGGACCAGCTACGCCTGAAGCCGCCGCCCCCTGTTGCCATCCTGCCCCTGGGTACTGGCAACGACTTGGCCCGAACCCTCAACTGGGGTGGG GGCTACACAGATGAGCCTGTGTCCAAGATCCTCTCCCATGTGGAGGAGGGGAATGTGGTACAGCTGGACCGCTGGGACCTCCACGCTGAGCCCAACCCGGAGGCAGGGCCTGAGGACCGAGATGAAGGCGCCACCGACCGG TTGCCCCTGGATGTCTTCAACAactacttcagcctgggctttGACGCCCATGTCACCCTGGAGTTCCACGAGTCTCGAG AGGCCAACCCAGAGAAATTCAACAGCCGCTTTCGGAATAAGATGTTCTACGCTGGG ACAGCCTTCTCCGACTTCCTGATGGGCAGCTCCAAGGACCTGGCCAAGCACATCCGAGTGGTG TGTGATGGAACAGACCTGACTCCTAAGATCCAGGACCTGAAACCCCAGTGTGTTGTTTTCCTGAACATCCCCAG GTACTGTGCAGGCACCATGCCCTGGGGCCACCCTGGGGAGCACCACGACTTTGAGCCCCAGCGGCATGACGACGGCTACCTCGAGGTCATTGGCTTCACCATGACGTCCTTG GCCGCGCTGCAGGTGGGCGGGCATGGCGAGCGGCTGACGCAGTGCCGTGAGGTGGTGCTCACCACGTCCAAGGCCATCCCGGTGCAGGTGGACGGCGAGCCCTGCAAGCTTGCAGCCTCACGCATCCGCATCGCCCTGCGCAACCAGGCCACCATGGTGCAGAAAGCCAAGCGGCGGAGCGCCGCCCCCCTGCACAGCGA CCAGCAGCCGGTGCCCGAGCAGCTGCGCATCCAGGTGAGTCGCGTCAGCATGCACGACTACGAGGCCTTGCACTACGACAAggagcagctcaaggaggcct CCGTGCCGCTGGGCACTGTGGTGGTCCCAGGAGACAGTGACCTAGAGCTCTGCCGCGCCCATATCGAGAGACTGCAACAG GAGCCCGATGGTGCTGGAGCCAAGTCCCCGACATGCCAGAAACTGTCCCCCAAGTGGTGCTTCCTGGACG CCACCACTGCCAGCCGCTTCTACAGGATCGACCGAGCCCAG GAGCACCTCAACTATGTGACTGAGATCGCACAGGATGAGATTTATATCCTGGACCCTGAGCTGCTGGGGGCATCGGCCCGGCCTGACCTCCCGACCCCcacttcccctctccccacctcacccTGCTCACCCACGCCCCG GTCATTGCAAGGGGATGCCGCACCCCCTGAAG GTGAAGAGCTGATTGAGGCTGCCAAGAGGAACGACTTCTGTAAG CTCCAGGAGCTGCACCGAGCTGGGGGCGACCTCATGCACCGAGACGAGCGGAGCCGCACGCTCCTGCACCATGCAGTCAGCACTGGCAGCAAGGATGTGGTCCGCTACCTGCTGGACCACG cCCCCCCAGAGATCCTCGATGCTGTGGAGGAAAA CGGGGAGACCTGTTTGCACCAGGCAGCGGCCCTGGGCCAGCGCACCATCTGCCACTACATCGTGGAGGCCGGGGCCTCGCTCATGAAGACAGACCAGCAG GGAGACACTCCCCGGCAGCGGGCTGAGAAGGCTCAGGACACCGAGCTGGCCGCCTACCTGGAGAACCGGCAGCACTACCAGATGATCCAGCGGGAGGACCAGGAGACGGCTGTGTAG